The Medicago truncatula cultivar Jemalong A17 chromosome 7, MtrunA17r5.0-ANR, whole genome shotgun sequence genome includes the window TTACCTGTCATAAACACTCAAAAATGCTCCACAAATGTCGCACACACGTAGCTTCTGATCAGTCTGAAATGTTGAGTAAAACAATAGTAAGAATCATTGCAGTTATATTATaactaaaaacttaaaatcacaAGTAAGCCAACTCACAATCCACACATTTGCTTAAAGAACTCGTATCACATAAAGTGTAAcattttatcaattaaaaagaGTCGCAATTATGAAAAGTCTACTCACAATCCGCACATCAGCAGCCGTATACTTCGAAGAATCCAATGGTGGCTCCTGCCTGGAAGGAAGCtgcgataaaaaaaataagatctTTAGACGTAAGACCCATCGCACACATCAAAACTATTTCATTgctcacaaaaataaaataaaaatatttcaataactTCATATACGAGTCTATAATAAAGTAAAACATACGAACGACCTTCTTAAGTGCTTCAGCCTCTTCCAATGCTTTCTGTGCCTCATCAATCAGTCCTTGCTCACCTGTTCATTCAAATATTACAATGTCAATAAAAAGGACAGAGGCTTTCCTAAAAGAAGGCAGTTGTTAACATTTTGGAGTTGCTAAACAGAGGGTAAAGGACAAGGTCCCTGGATGAAATTTGCTTGTATCTTAAGCTAAAAACACATACAGAATCaagattcaaacaaaaaaatgatatataaacaCAGTTATATGATTTCTATGCAGCTGTCAAGTAcgttgaaataaaaataagcaaACCAACTCTTCTCAgaggttaaaataaaaatactggataggcaaaataaaatgaaaattagatCATCATATCAACAATGAAGTTCTTGTGACATATTCACTtccttaattaatactactgCTGCATGAGATTCACTACAGTACATCACCTTCCTGTTCAAAAATAGGTACTCAAAGGTAGAGCTTACAACTAATCATGCTCTATTTTTGTACACTGAGTTTTACCTATGAAGTCCAAATAGTTCAAATTGCTAGTATTGGTGTACCACACATCATATCTGATACTGTTATATGTACACTACTTCTACATGTGTATCCTGCATCCTctgagttttattttaaacaagtTATGAACCGATACATTTGAGTTATGACTTTTGAGACTTCTGAGCACGACTCTAAAAATGACTTTAAAGCTCTTTGTACAGCACACTTATATATTCATTccttgaaacaaaacaaatggaTCTGAAAAGGACAAAAAGAATTTGGTTTATATGCATTTCAACCTTTGACTTGTTTAGGAAATGTGAAGGACATATTAAAGAACGGACAAGGTTGTGGCACATTAGTGGAAATATACATGATCCACTTTACGAATGTGGTGGACTTCTTGTCTTGAATTGGCAAAGTGTCTCTTTATGAACCAGACTTAAAACCTACGTGTATTGGATGAAGAAATGATAGTCAGTGGTAGAAGAAGGCAACCGAATAGAGCCAAAACTTCTTCTGAATAGAAATATGGTACTTATAGTGACCTGTGTTTTTATATCAACAAAAGAAAGATGTGTTGTACTTTTTTGTTATGATCACAAGTATTATTTTGAGCAATGCAGTCACCATCTACTGATATGGTTATGATCCCTCCGTCTCAATTTAATTGTCACGTTTGGATTGTACGTGGTTCCTAAGAAAATGATTAGATTGGTTGAGTTCAATGGAAAAATTGATTTCACTTACTAAAACAcctttattaattgtagttattGGAGTAGTTAAGTGgagtgaaattcaataaataagggtatatgAGAGGGGGAAAaaatgttgcattgatattccaaatgacaattattttgagacagaCAAAAGGTGCAAATGGGACCATTATTTTGAGACGAAGGGAGTATTTATTAAGCAATCTCTTCAAATATATTAtgtgcacacacacacacacacgtatATACACATGAAACGACACGGGTGTAtaaattaagcaaaaaaaaaatataatctaactGATGAGAGTATCGCTGACTTACCAAGATCCTCAGCCTTCTTCAACTTTTCATTTATCATCTCTTGTGTTCGAGCATCAGGAGTAACTACAGGAAGGGGTGCTAGCGGTGGTGGATTTGGCAGAGGTTGAGGTAAAGATGCCCTATCTTTGTTAAATGCATCTAAAAGAAGTGTAGACTGTTTGGAAATTGATACATAGACAAAAGAGTAGTTAGTAATAGTATTCTCCCATAAAATAGTGATCAGAGTCAGATAACTAACTTTACGGTCTAACCATGTGAATTGGAAAAGAAAGACATACACACACCCAGGATCACAAAATTGACAATAATACACGGGCCTTCATGTTCAAGGGAGATCACTAACCTGTTTGTCTGCTCTTTTGATTCGAAGTTCCTCTACAATCTCCAAAGCTCGAATCTTCATATCCGACAAGCCTTCAAGATCTGCAAGtgcaaaattattttacaccagtgaaaagaataaacaaaaacCAGAACGTTTCCAAATTTTGAGTAAggaataaaatcatccaatcgcGTATCAAATAGTTCCAAAGCTAATCAAGTTGATTTGACCTGCAATTTTCATACTAACAAGATCTTGCAAACTAATAATTGGAATTGAAGCAAGAATCCATGTATCATCCCTTTATTCATTCATACCATACCCACGGTAACACACACATTCATCTTAATGCAAAAGCTGCACTTGAGACAAAAAAATTGGGTTCACAAAAATAAACACAGATAACACGGACAACTCCAAGTCATGTATCACCCACCCCCTATATTATTCTCTCATCTTTGCAATTAAAGACTAAACCAAAAACTAAGCAGAACTTAAcataatattgaaattaaaagtcATAAAAATACCAAATTTATCAGCTTCTTTCAACTTTTCTCTGATTTCTTTGGACAACTCAATTATTTCAGGTGTCTGCATTCacatcaaacaaaacaattacTGTTACAGCTTGCAAGAAATCGTTAACCACAATAAATTAATGCATGTTTGATATCGGTTTGTCAGAATCACGGTGAGCCACTGTAGATTACCGACAGTGATACCGAACATGCACTtaaattaaactcaatattGAATGTTGAATCATCACCTGAGTAACTTCGGATACGGAAATTGCAATTGCGGCTTTGGCATCATCATCCTCAAGACGCTTAAGAGCTCTACCAATTTTCCTATCACATTCACCAATAAGCTTATCTATAACATCCTCCAACTCTCTTTCGTAACTATCTGTGCCTTTGGATTTGGCTTCCTCGTATCTAAAAAACAGTTAAGCAAACACCACTATCCAAAATCCAAAACTAGAATAACCGcaacattgaattgaattgaattgaattaaagTATGTATTATAGTTAGATCGTGAAGGATACTCTTTTCTGAGCTGCAATGAGTGAACCTTAGGGCAAGGACCCATATCCATTTTCTGAAACGAATGAATAAAGATTAAAACCTAAGTAAGCGTAACAGAATGGAGGGAGAGAGAGGTGAAAAAGAATTACCGTTAATTGAAAGAGTTCGTGGGGGCAAAGACCGACGAGATAAAGACGGCAAACATCGCGATCGTAATACTTGCGGTTAACTTCACGGACGTCGCCGTTACGATTGGCTCCCATGAGAACGTCCAGTTGCTTCCGTATGGCATCCATTGTTTTCGATCTGGAACAGAACTGAACTCGATGGAACTTGTGTTTGTTGAGTTTATGAGTTTAGGGTTAGATCTTGTTCAACTACTAGGGTGGGGTAAGTAAGTGTGGGACTATTTTGCCTTGTccgtttttttaaagaaatattaatattaattctttttttgacGGGATAATGAAATTATAATCTTATGAAATATTTCAtctcatcttatttataaaaaaataattgacttttttttaaagaaaaaacaattaattttttaaaatttattgaataattgacgtatttatttatctataaaatcaaatattttacgTCATCATTTAAGTTAGAtgttattccttcaaaaaaaaaaaaattaataaagtatTCACATTGTCCCTTGTTTTTCATCCAACTTCGCTAAACAATGATTACAATACTATATAACATTGAGTTAGTTTGTCCAAAGAGTATTCATGATATCAAACATGACTACTTACACATAATTTCTCCTTCTTGTTTTTGAATTCTAACATAATTTCACTTATAAATATTTCACGCACAACGTTATAAATGAAGGaaccaattaattttatttaaaaaccaAGACTAAATAACaactatgaatttaatttgAGCCTGCATTTCATATAATTACATTGGACGAAGGTCCTTCATGCTCTCTGGATGATCTGCTCTTGCAATTAAAGCAACGCTAGTATCATTCAAATTAGGTGAAAAACTACATGCATCAAGCCACAAACAACGAGTTTCAAAGATCTCGGTACCAATAAGAGgccaaattttttgaaagaagccTGAATTAAGGCCATTAGATCCTGGTGATTTGTCAAGATGCATAGAGAAAACAGGTTGTCTGAATTCCTCTTATTTAAAAGGAGTTATTAGGATAATATTATCTCGAGGAGATATACATTAAGACACAGTGTTAATAATTGGTGAATGATTTCTATCATTTGGTGTGCGGAGATTATGTACAAAAATAGTCTTGAGCAATGCTACACAAGCCAACTTGATCATCCACAAACATATCATGTGCATAATTGCTTTTAACGGTGTTTCTCGTACGCCTCACACTAGTTGAAGCATgaaaaacttactatttttgTCATTATCTTTGAGCCAAAAGATTTTGGATTGTTGTTTCCGATAAATATCTTCCTACAACAAAACATAAGAAAGCTTGTTTTGGATGCTAGCAGCATATGCATAAGTTGTGTGGTCCTTACTACTTCGGATGGTATGAAGATCTTTCCGCAATTAGTTGGCTTCATGGTAAAATTTGGGGGTATTGGCTTTGCTCCATGCTTCAATATCATCAACAGAATACTTGAGCTTTTGTGAAGCATTATTAGCTGGATAGTAGTGCCAGTTCTCGTCGACCATATCGAAAGACTTTGATCAAGGAGCCACAGGTTTTCGAAATGAAACCTATGTTTTGAATGGATATAGCTCTTGGGCTTCAACTTTAAAATTAGGTAAATTGATATCCCTCTAAAGGGAGGTCATGCAAGTTACACTCGTTTACTGCTTAACGAAAACCATTATAAAGCCAAGCCGGTCTCTCATATCCTCCTCGTTTGTCGCCATTTGCGAGGAGATCATTAAAATCGTCTATGATGCACCAAGGGTCAGTTGACATAGTGACAAGATCACAAAGAAGATTCCAAGATTGTCTACGCCGAGCATTGTTTGAATGACCCCCGAGCATTGTTTGAATGACCCCAAAAAGAGGTTAGGTGCGGGTCACTTTTGACTGTATCATGAACTTGCCAATTAATAAATTTAGATGAATTAACACGGAATAGACGACTTCTAAATGATGGCAAGACCACCACTATGACCTTCTCTATCAAATAGTAAAATAAGAATCATAACCAAGCAAATAACaaacttcttttattttattggaatgCGATAAAGTTTCAACTAGGAAAACAAATATCTAGTTTATTGACATGTATAAGGTCTTTAAGCTGGGAATTACCTTAGGATGTCTCATATCTCAGCAATTCCAACATAAAATGTTAATTTCCTCCGATATGCATGAGACCATACTCTGCtgataaaaaaatgttgtttatcCTCTATATTTGTCCGTTGAACGATCTATTGAACAACTTCCATTGCAGACATGTCATACTGATTATTCaggatgataatttttttcttatccaatACCATAATCATTACTTCTTGAGCGTTTCTTCAAGGTACCAtctaatttttcttcaattaatttAGAAGTGTTTGCAAACAGAGAAATAGGtgttgaatttgatttgattgacaAACAggtaaacttaattaaaaaaaaaaaaactacaacaaaCAGGTTATAAATCTTTTAACACTAATGAAACTACGGTTCCGTTCAGCGTGCGCTATGCTGATGGGTCTCGCACGCTGGGAGATGTGAATtaccaaagttttttttttttttggagtggaTTGCCAAAGTTTGTAGGTTGCTTTACTGTGCACTACCTGTTCGAGCCGGTTGATAGCTATTAAACAATTATAAAAGCCACTTCTTTTATTAATTGTTATGTGCACGGCCTATTTGAACATATTAATTCATtcgaaatgcatcaagaaaataataaaaaaacatagtatttataattaaatgatCACTAGTTTGTATATATTTCGTCAAGTAATAGTTTGCATGTATTTAATTCCATATTAATCacctttaaataaaatattttgtataaagaaaaatttgaaacataAAATGATAGTTAGTCTTTAGAAAATTCTCATAAAATGATAGCTAGTCTTTAGAAGATTCTTATATTAGGATAGTTAGTCTTTGTAAGATTCTCATAGAACAAAAGTTTGTCTTTGAAAGATTCTCATATAATGGAGGTTAGTCTTTGAAAGATTCTCATAGAACACTAGTTAGTCTTTAGAAAGATTCTTATAGAACAGATGTTAATCTTAAGAAGATTCTCAAAGAATTGAAGTTAGTCTTAAGAAGATTTTCATATAAGTTAGTATTTGGAAGATTATCATATAACGAAATCTTAGTTCTTAGGAAGACTCATAGAACAGAAGTTAGTCTGTTGAGGATTCTTAGGGAACGAAACCTTAGTTCTTAGGAAGATTATCAGAGAACGGAATCTTAGTTCTTAAAAAGATTCTCATTGAACGGAAGTTAGTCTTAGGAAGATTCTCAAAGATCAAAATCTTAATTCTTAACAAGATTCTCATTGAATGAAATTTTAGTTCCTAGGAAGATTTCCATTGAACAGAAGTTAATATTAGAAAGATTCTTAGAGAATGAAATCTTAGTTCTTAGGaagattctcattttttttgaaggataatgaAATTTTAGTTTTAGGAAGATTCTCATTATTATCTTGTTCATtgtttttattgagaataattataaaacattctcataaaaaataaattaaaaaaaaatcatttttcaagaaCGATTAAGTCTTAAGATAGTTAATTGTAACAATTTAgtcctttaaatatttttcgtaTCATTTaggtttttaagttatttaattacgACTTTTAGGCTCCGAATAACTTATATTTTTGAAGGACCAACTTGTTACAATTGATTAACTTAAATGACCTAAGTGGTaccaaaaaaacttaaaggaccaatttattacaattaaataacttaaaacactcttttattaaattcaattgCATTTgttaaaatcaatatatatttaaataataaaatgctaGCAGGTCAAAATTCAAGAGATTACAACCATTCATTAGATTAAAAGTATATCTAATGGATCaaattcattttgaaaaaaaaaataaaggtcaTGCACGGTACATGACCCATTTAGCTTGCGTACCCTAGCCAGAGCCATGAAACTACAATACAAGATACTTCTGCAGTTTATGAATTATCTACAAGACACTTCTCCAAAgtgaataattttaaattataaaagaaacgATACCTTAAAAATAGACTATATTACAAATAGATACATTATAATAAATTACGAGTTTGTTACAAAACTAACTTTTAAAATGGACCTTTACAATtagcaaaatgccgaaattgttaggtcagaTGTCATGACTGGGGTTCGAACTATAATACTTCCACTTATATGCGTGAGTTTATAataactttgtcatttcgtctatctataaaaaaaaaaaaaatggacctTCACAACAATCTTTGAAACATAAATTTCATTAGCCACAaacattaatatatgaacaactttacctcaaaaaagaaaacaattaatacATGAACAACTTATTTAAATAGTTTCAATCAACGACATAACTTAAGTACATAGGTTCAAGTGTAGCTGTACAAAAGACTGGAAAGACCGATCGATCGATCGATCGATTCCGATCCAAGCGTGAGACACTGAGACTCATCAACACAAACAAACTAGTATAACCGAAACAACATCATTGACTCGGTTGCTCCGCCGCTCCGAGAAAACAATGACTCTACTCCGATCAATTTTAACGGTGACCTTACTCctcactttcttcttcactctCTCACCAGCTTTCCAATCCGACGAGCTTCTCCTCGACGATGAAGAATTCGGCCTCGAAGGCGGTCGCCCTCAAACCCGTCCATCGTCACCTAACACCgccgccaccaccaccaccaccaccactcgTAAGAGGATTCCTGATTCCGCTTCCGATTCAAAGATCCAGTTCACACTCGAACACGCTTTCGGTGATTCCGATTTCTCTGAAGCTGGTAACTTCTCTGCTCGTCTCAAAACTTGGAGTCACGGCGCTCAGGTTCgtcaatttctttttaattgttgatatttttcaaAGCTAGTATAATAATTCGTTGATTGGTTCTTCTCTGTTGAATCGATTTtgaattaacaacttaatttgcaGTTATGCATAAGCtaaagctatttctataacaagataagaaataaaataaagttgagTTTTTTCGTagaagctataagttgttttcatgagCTATTTTGTTGAGCTTTATGAAAATAAggtgaaaacagcttatgaacatgcCATAAGTTTTTTTCTTAAGTTTTCCCAAAGAGTCTCTCAGATAATTGTGTCAGTAGATAAGTTctaaataagtcaatccaaatagGAATTTATTGCGCTGAGTATGAGTGGATTGATGAAATTATATGTTGTTGTACTGAGGCAATTTTGATATGTGACAGACACTGACGAAGCTGCGGTTTTCACGAGATGCTTTCACTGAAGACGAGAAGAATAAATTTCAAGTAATTATTTGAATCCTTCAGAGctattttgtaatttgtatATGTGTTTGAGATGTTTGTACTTTGAATTGTATAAAGATTTGGCACTGTTTTATTATTACAGGAGTTGTTGAAAAGAGATGATTTCTATAGGATTAGACTGCCATCCAACGTTTTGAGCCCTCCCGGCAGGGATTATATTGTTTCGTCAGTGAAAGCTGTAAGTGTTTAGATAGAATCAAGTTCTTCTTCATTGGTAGCATGCATCAAAATGTTAAAGCTTCTTTTTTTCACTCCAATTCACTATTCATGTATggttttatatttgaatttatgcTTGGGGAAGTGTGAATAAGCTTTTAGTTCCCAGGTCTGTTTGTTCCTTTTCCGGAAATACTTCCAATGATGTAAGATATATGTTGGTACTGCCAGATGATAGTTATTAGTGTGTGATATTGTTCTAGTAATGCTGGATATTGTTTGTTCTGCACTCATCACATGATGTTGGAAGATAATAATCCATTTGCTGTCTCTTATTTTTTCATGGTTATCTTTAAGTAGCTTGAATCCTTATGACGGTGTTACTGTTTTTGGTTACTATTTTGATACTTGCAGCTCTTTTTTCGGTGTTGTGGTTACTGTTTAAACTGCCCTCTCCAATTAGAACTGACAGTTTACGTCTTTTTGAATCCAGAGATGTCTTCCAGGGGACGGTTTGGAGGAACACTTTGTAATACATACGGTAATTTACATTCATATACTGAAATATGCTGTTTAATGTATTTATACTCCAATGTCTGCAAATATAACTTCTCCACTCAGTTCACATTTTAGTACACAAAGGGATTTCTCATATATACTCTTGTGTCATTGGGAAACCAGTCTCAATAGtcttgaaaatggaaaaaaaaatagtaatagaTTACAGTTGGTTTTGTATCTTGGGATAATTGACATGTTCTCCAGCTCTTTTGCAAAAGATTTTCAGAATGTACAATTCAGCTGTGTTTTGTGTATATATGACAACAACAAGAACCACATGGATCAGATCAGACAACCCGTTGAGCTCAATCAAAATCCACAGTTTTACCAGGAAAAAACCTTAGAGTAGGGTATTTCTTAATGATTTCTCTTGAAGTTCCCTTCACACTATCTCTACCGTTGTCAGTCTTCCTTAGTGCTCCCTTTAACTCAAGTGGATTTTTAGTGATAAAAAGCATAGTTTTTACCAGCCTCTTCAATGGTTAAACTCTTCTAGTTTATTCTTGTTGCTTACCATTCCGTGAATAGCTTGTAGAAGTAAAAGTAATTCCTTGATCCATCTCAATGTTTTTCTCAGTGATCAAGATTTTTCTATCTTCATTTTTGATGCATCGTGCACTAGATCtgttcttttcctttctccttccttcaaaagcttttatatatgtttttcctCATTTCCGAACCCTTCTGATTCACCAAAAACTACTTTTCCACCCTTGCGAAACTTCttttaatcattaatattttttagccAAGCTgcattcatataaaaaatacttATCCCTTGACCAACACGAGGGCCCTttttacatataaatatataatgggttttcccttcaattttatatttatttttttacaaagaaaaaaaatatgaatgtcTTGGATCACAACTGGGTTCATTTTCAACTCTTTCATAgctataatttttatttctagACAATTTATTCTGAAAAAAAAGTGCAGAATGTTTAATAGTATAATGAGTTTTTCACTAGTCTTGCTATGAGTGCCTCAGTACCCTAAGTTTACGTCCCAAAGAATAACAAATGAAAACTATTGAATGAATATATACCATTTGATATACGGGGAACTTAAAAAAGCCCTACACACGTCTATTTTTGATATACGGGGAACTGTTTTTACGGAACAACATGTTTTTTCATGAAAACACACAATATAGCtcaataaaaatgaaagttctaattgaaaaaattctcaaagaaattaaaagttattagCTCGCTCTGACAATAACTAAATCATAAACCGTAAGTTACAAGTTACTGTGCGAGAATCGTTAGCATCTGTCTTTTCATGAAATGGCAACTCGGTGCTGTAAAGCTCTTTCCTTACAGAGTCTAGGGAAGGGAGGATTGTCTGATCCCATTATTGATCTAGTGTACAGTCTTACCTTGCATTTGCAAGAGGTTGATTCCACGACTTGAATGCATAATCACCTAGTCACACAGCAACAGCTCACATCTTTAGCAATTGTgttttcatatttcatataaatggcttttcaaaaaaaaatatttcatataaatGGAAGAGACCTAAGTGAACATGGATTGCTTTGGAAGTTTTCCCTTGGTTTAGAATATATACAGAActgaactctgattatttaactttttatattatatatctatCTTTGTGTTTATTTCtttccaatatattttttttattgagtttttttaatcTTACTGAGTCTTTCTGTTTCTCTCTTTCCTCTTGTCTGTTTCAGGAAGGTGTTAACATCTTGGCTGTCAATTATGGTGCTCCTGGGGCTTGCCCTTTCCCCCGGCAACTGAAGCTTGTAAGTTATGTTTTCTTTGGGCAACTGCACTTATTTCTTGTATGTTCATTGAACAAGGCtcaatttcaaaacttttcaacttgttttgtCGTCATCTATATTCTCATCGTCTTGAGGTCTTTATTGTTCGCACAAGGTGATTTTTAATAATGCTATCTTTCCTTAACattgaaaaaatgatataaataaaaaaataacccAATGTTTATATCTGTTTCTTCCATACATGGTCATTTGTTTGGGCGTCTAGAATGTTTGCAATATGTCAGCATCATGAAGGGTGATTTTACAATCTTGCATTCCTAGAGAGATATGTGATTATATCCAAAACTGGCAGGTGGAGTGGAAGTTTAGACTGAAGACGCCTTGTTAACATATATTATGGACCTGAATCCTGCTTTGTTTTATAGAGTAATTTTTGTGTTCCTGAGTATTTGATATGCATGTTCTGGTTGGTTTTATTACATGCAATGCCACAACGTGTCTTGGTTCTTATGAGTACCTGAGCATAGTTCGTAACTTGTGCAAACTTAAAGTTGTTGTAAAGCCTGATTCCTATAATGCAAAGGctaattttatacattttttttttcctggatGTTAGCCTGCAAAGTGGTCTTTCAAGTCACACACACTTTTGAAGAACACTGAACAAGCACCAAGGTATGATCTATGAATTATGATTGATATTTTCAGTTttaattgtaattatttttttagttgataaacaaataataaccGAAGAAAATCACACAAGTGCTCCTAGCAAGGTTGCCTTGGTAGCAATTGGTTATTGATAACTTTCTATAATTTTGAATTCTATTTGCTTTAGTATGCAGTCAATTTACCAACCCATTCATTTGACTCAGGAAAATCTTGGTCAAGGGATTAAGCCTGTTtaactcaaactaaaaaaatctgGTCATTTGGTGTGACGCCTTGCTCTGGTTTTCGTAGGGTATGGAAATAACAGTATTCCATAAACAGTATTAGTCTTACAATCATTTAGGACAATGTTGACAAAAAATAAGTGGTCGACTACACTAAGTTTAGGTGGTTATTCATTAGAATGAATTCAAATTTATCATAGTGAGAACCATAATTTATTAGAATGAGTTGAGATTAAAGATGAGATTCATGTCCAAAATAGATGGTTAGATACACACTAGAGAATAGAGATTCATATTGATCGAgtttaatt containing:
- the LOC11426052 gene encoding luc7-like protein isoform X3 → MDAIRKQLDVLMGANRNGDVREVNRKYYDRDVCRLYLVGLCPHELFQLTKMDMGPCPKVHSLQLRKEYEEAKSKGTDSYERELEDVIDKLIGECDRKIGRALKRLEDDDAKAAIAISVSEVTQTPEIIELSKEIREKLKEADKFDLEGLSDMKIRALEIVEELRIKRADKQSTLLLDAFNKDRASLPQPLPNPPPLAPLPVVTPDARTQEMINEKLKKAEDLGEQGLIDEAQKALEEAEALKKLPSRQEPPLDSSKYTAADVRITDQKLRVCDICGAFLSVYDRLLCQFYEG
- the LOC11426052 gene encoding putative RNA-binding protein Luc7-like 2 isoform X1, with protein sequence MDAIRKQLDVLMGANRNGDVREVNRKYYDRDVCRLYLVGLCPHELFQLTKMDMGPCPKVHSLQLRKEYEEAKSKGTDSYERELEDVIDKLIGECDRKIGRALKRLEDDDAKAAIAISVSEVTQTPEIIELSKEIREKLKEADKFDLEGLSDMKIRALEIVEELRIKRADKQSTLLLDAFNKDRASLPQPLPNPPPLAPLPVVTPDARTQEMINEKLKKAEDLGEQGLIDEAQKALEEAEALKKLPSRQEPPLDSSKYTAADVRITDQKLRVCDICGAFLSVYDSDRRLADHFGGKLHLGYMQIREKLAELQEERNKSRKIDRLDDRRSKERSRDRDREPSRDRERGESHERGRDNDRRSRDRDNRHHDRDRGYDRDRDRDSSRYDSRSRRRSRSRERSRDYDRHRRHDRY
- the LOC11426052 gene encoding luc7-like protein isoform X2 — encoded protein: MDAIRKQLDVLMGANRNGDVREVNRKYYDRDVCRLYLVGLCPHELFQLTKMDMGPCPKVHSLQLRKEYEEAKSKGTDSYERELEDVIDKLIGECDRKIGRALKRLEDDDAKAAIAISVSEVTQTPEIIELSKEIREKLKEADKFDLEGLSDMKIRALEIVEELRIKRADKQSTLLLDAFNKDRASLPQPLPNPPPLAPLPVVTPDARTQEMINEKLKKAEDLGEQGLIDEAQKALEEAEALKKLPSRQEPPLDSSKYTAADVRITDQKLRVCDICGAFLSVYDSRLLCQFYEG
- the LOC11436719 gene encoding ER membrane protein complex subunit 10, producing MTLLRSILTVTLLLTFFFTLSPAFQSDELLLDDEEFGLEGGRPQTRPSSPNTAATTTTTTTRKRIPDSASDSKIQFTLEHAFGDSDFSEAGNFSARLKTWSHGAQTLTKLRFSRDAFTEDEKNKFQELLKRDDFYRIRLPSNVLSPPGRDYIVSSVKARCLPGDGLEEHFVIHTEGVNILAVNYGAPGACPFPRQLKLPAKWSFKSHTLLKNTEQAPRTPIFTEELIGGEGIEGELVQPIERSFWAKYWMYMIPLGLIVMNAVTQAANMPEEQAGGQAGAPPQQGTAVQRGTNSGVRRR